The following coding sequences lie in one Peribacillus frigoritolerans genomic window:
- a CDS encoding cob(I)yrinic acid a,c-diamide adenosyltransferase: protein MKIYTRTGDKGQTSVIGGRLDKDDIRVESYGTVDEVNSYIGLAVTELDPAIFTDILADLEKIQHELFDCGGDLATVSEKAPQKLTDEAITYLEERIDAFILEAPELEKFILPGGSKAAATIHIARTVTRRAERLVVSLIKSGAAVSPLSLQYLNRLSDYFFAVARVINFRLGVKDVEYIRSANVFRGGKRKEKE from the coding sequence ATGAAAATCTATACACGTACAGGGGATAAGGGACAAACAAGCGTAATCGGAGGTCGGCTTGACAAGGATGACATCCGTGTCGAATCTTATGGAACGGTTGATGAAGTGAATAGCTATATCGGTCTTGCGGTGACAGAATTGGATCCAGCGATATTTACGGATATACTGGCCGACCTAGAGAAAATCCAGCATGAGTTGTTTGACTGCGGCGGTGATTTGGCAACCGTTTCCGAGAAGGCCCCACAAAAGCTGACGGATGAGGCCATTACCTATTTGGAAGAACGGATAGATGCCTTCATACTTGAAGCGCCGGAATTGGAAAAGTTTATCCTGCCTGGCGGCTCAAAAGCGGCTGCAACCATTCATATTGCCCGAACCGTTACAAGAAGGGCAGAACGATTGGTCGTTTCATTGATCAAGTCCGGTGCGGCTGTTTCACCATTATCACTTCAATATTTAAATCGTTTGTCGGATTACTTCTTTGCTGTTGCACGTGTGATCAATTTCCGTCTTGGTGTGAAAGATGTGGAGTATATCCGCAGCGCAAATGTGTTCCGTGGAGGGAAAAGAAAGGAAAAAGAGTAA
- the cbiB gene encoding adenosylcobinamide-phosphate synthase CbiB, translating to MIYHHLFAVTLAFFLDLLIGDPPNWPHPVKWIGTMISKLDLAFNRGAYKKRNGLFMLIIVLSAVLLITGLTVYLAYLIHPLAGILWEAAVISTTIAQKGLKQAGMDVCLPLNERDFPEARLKLSYIVGRDTEDLDESEIVRGTVETVAENTSDGITAPMFWAAIGGAQLAMVYRAINTCDSMVGYKNDKYGQFGWASAKLDDIVNWIPSRLTGYLMLLSSKSHYHGFGARWRILFNDAKKHPSPNSGWCEAGVAAILGIQLGGLNMYNGIVSDRARMGVPLVRLEAKHIPKTITIMHRSSFLFLLMLWLGGLILDITFSWL from the coding sequence ATGATCTATCATCATCTTTTTGCGGTTACGCTGGCATTTTTCCTTGATCTATTAATCGGTGATCCGCCAAATTGGCCGCATCCAGTCAAATGGATAGGAACGATGATAAGCAAGCTGGATCTGGCATTCAATAGAGGGGCATATAAGAAACGGAATGGACTCTTCATGTTGATCATCGTCTTATCGGCGGTGTTATTGATTACGGGTCTTACCGTCTATTTGGCTTATCTAATCCATCCGCTTGCAGGTATCCTTTGGGAAGCTGCTGTCATTTCTACTACGATAGCTCAGAAGGGCTTGAAGCAAGCTGGGATGGATGTTTGCCTTCCGCTTAATGAACGCGATTTTCCTGAAGCGAGGCTAAAGCTTTCCTATATCGTGGGCCGTGATACGGAGGATCTTGATGAATCCGAAATTGTCAGGGGCACCGTGGAAACTGTAGCGGAAAATACCAGTGATGGGATTACAGCCCCAATGTTTTGGGCAGCTATTGGCGGTGCGCAGCTAGCTATGGTGTACAGGGCGATTAATACATGCGATTCCATGGTAGGGTACAAAAATGATAAATATGGGCAATTCGGCTGGGCTTCAGCCAAGCTCGATGATATCGTGAACTGGATTCCCAGCCGCCTCACCGGTTACCTGATGTTACTGAGCTCAAAATCTCACTATCATGGATTTGGTGCTAGATGGAGGATATTGTTTAATGACGCAAAAAAACATCCAAGCCCGAATAGCGGGTGGTGTGAAGCAGGCGTTGCTGCGATTTTGGGAATACAGCTTGGAGGCCTTAATATGTACAACGGAATTGTTTCCGACCGTGCGAGGATGGGAGTTCCGCTTGTTCGATTGGAAGCAAAACATATACCAAAAACGATTACCATCATGCATCGGTCATCTTTTCTATTTCTGCTGATGCTATGGCTAGGGGGGCTTATTCTTGACATTACCTTCTCATGGCTCTAA
- a CDS encoding ATP-binding protein, with the protein MSDSLILPFSESDSLIVSSDNSGGIGLKEKDLVHVPYEVVGYYSFRVAVMECLGVGGRPVSVVLNNFCGDEAWEDLNRGVKKGLGELGMEDLPITGSTESNMPLLQSALGLMVIGKRVNERVKKQQPLRKIALIGKPLVGEEVMEQQDWVAPLSLYKSLCEMEDVQALPVGSKGIAYEWKHLDQSGEGVSEHISDKVDIEKSSGPSTCFLIAYPEHLEKEIKHISGPLFIGE; encoded by the coding sequence ATGAGTGATTCATTGATTTTGCCATTTTCCGAATCAGATTCATTGATTGTTTCTAGTGATAATAGCGGCGGTATCGGGCTGAAGGAAAAGGACCTTGTCCATGTCCCTTATGAAGTCGTTGGCTATTATTCCTTTCGGGTTGCCGTCATGGAGTGTTTGGGCGTTGGCGGAAGACCCGTATCCGTCGTTCTAAATAATTTCTGCGGTGATGAAGCCTGGGAGGACTTGAACAGGGGTGTCAAAAAGGGGCTGGGTGAATTGGGAATGGAGGATCTTCCCATCACTGGCAGCACAGAAAGTAACATGCCGCTTCTTCAATCAGCACTTGGTCTTATGGTGATTGGGAAACGAGTGAATGAACGTGTTAAAAAGCAACAGCCCTTACGGAAAATCGCTCTGATCGGCAAGCCGCTCGTTGGAGAAGAAGTAATGGAACAGCAAGATTGGGTCGCGCCATTATCTTTATATAAAAGCCTATGTGAAATGGAAGACGTTCAGGCACTTCCAGTCGGCTCAAAAGGGATAGCATATGAATGGAAGCACCTGGATCAAAGTGGTGAAGGTGTTTCTGAGCATATAAGTGATAAAGTCGATATCGAAAAATCATCAGGACCATCCACCTGCTTCCTCATTGCCTATCCTGAACATTTGGAGAAAGAAATCAAGCACATATCCGGTCCTCTTTTCATTGGAGAATGA
- the cobD gene encoding threonine-phosphate decarboxylase CobD has protein sequence MTLPSHGSNPHYLYEALKIEMPEGVLDFSANINPLGPPLRIKEQWAGFFEGILQYPDPHAIKLTKSIAKKEALPEQSVLVGNGGAEIIMLVANGLANQRVLIIQPAFAEYAEACLAAGCKVDFHQLDAPEWQLDLERLIPRLPEYDAIFLCTPNNPTGVSFNRDAVRELIMECQKADCLVVLDEAFYDFTEDAFSYASLINAFPHLLILRSMTKIFAIPGLRLGYLLAAPDIIKRVRNYKPHWSVNHVALEVGEICLAEEAYMRKTRDYIAWQKQKLFRFYEEQGLNVSASTVNFYLVKDESLSLFPFLLKKGIVPRHTNNFPGLDGVWLRFAVKSEHDNEALMEGVRQWRKQGSVL, from the coding sequence TTGACATTACCTTCTCATGGCTCTAATCCTCATTATCTTTATGAAGCGCTGAAAATCGAGATGCCTGAAGGGGTTCTCGACTTCAGTGCTAACATCAACCCATTGGGTCCGCCTTTACGCATAAAGGAACAGTGGGCTGGATTTTTCGAAGGAATCCTTCAATACCCAGATCCGCATGCCATTAAACTGACAAAATCCATTGCAAAAAAAGAAGCTCTTCCTGAGCAATCCGTTTTGGTGGGGAACGGTGGTGCTGAAATAATCATGCTGGTAGCGAACGGATTAGCCAATCAAAGGGTGCTGATCATTCAGCCGGCATTTGCGGAATATGCTGAAGCTTGTTTGGCAGCAGGATGTAAGGTCGATTTTCACCAGCTTGATGCTCCTGAGTGGCAATTGGACTTGGAGCGATTGATTCCCCGATTACCCGAATATGATGCAATTTTCTTATGTACGCCTAATAATCCGACGGGTGTTTCATTTAATCGGGATGCAGTCAGGGAATTGATCATGGAATGCCAAAAAGCGGATTGCCTGGTTGTATTGGATGAGGCTTTTTATGATTTTACGGAAGATGCCTTTAGTTATGCTTCTTTAATCAATGCATTTCCACATTTACTCATTCTAAGATCAATGACTAAAATCTTTGCAATCCCGGGTTTGAGACTAGGCTACTTGCTTGCGGCACCTGACATCATAAAACGGGTTAGAAACTATAAGCCGCATTGGAGCGTCAACCACGTGGCGCTTGAAGTGGGGGAAATCTGTCTTGCGGAAGAAGCCTATATGAGAAAAACAAGAGACTATATTGCATGGCAAAAGCAAAAACTATTCCGGTTTTATGAGGAGCAAGGGTTGAATGTCTCTGCTAGCACAGTCAATTTTTATTTGGTGAAGGATGAATCTCTATCCCTTTTCCCCTTTTTGCTGAAAAAAGGAATCGTACCGCGCCATACCAATAATTTTCCGGGTTTGGACGGAGTGTGGCTTCGGTTTGCAGTGAAGAGTGAACATGATAACGAAGCACTGATGGAGGGGGTAAGACAGTGGAGAAAGCAAGGCTCTGTTTTATAA
- a CDS encoding ECF transporter S component, with protein MDVRKISAIAIFIALSAVGAMIKIPSPIGSIALDSFPALLAAVILGPVSGAIVAGLGHIISAFIGGMPLGPFHFLIMVEMAVLAWMFGILYINGKKVGAFFLFFIGNAFVLALPFAFLISPGFYTLLVPGLTAATAVNVVLAALLLPRLEPVLKKMLFKDGLVE; from the coding sequence ATGGACGTAAGAAAAATTAGTGCAATCGCTATATTCATTGCCTTATCGGCGGTAGGGGCAATGATTAAAATCCCTTCCCCGATCGGGAGCATAGCTTTGGATAGTTTCCCGGCCCTTTTGGCGGCTGTCATACTTGGCCCGGTATCGGGGGCTATAGTTGCTGGGCTTGGTCATATCATTTCAGCGTTCATCGGCGGCATGCCGCTTGGGCCATTCCACTTTTTGATCATGGTCGAAATGGCAGTCCTGGCATGGATGTTTGGCATTTTATATATAAACGGAAAAAAAGTAGGCGCATTTTTCCTCTTCTTTATCGGTAATGCCTTCGTTTTAGCCCTGCCTTTCGCATTTCTGATCAGCCCTGGTTTTTACACGTTATTGGTTCCGGGATTAACGGCAGCGACGGCGGTAAATGTAGTATTGGCTGCCCTTTTACTGCCACGCTTGGAGCCTGTTTTGAAAAAAATGCTTTTTAAAGATGGACTTGTAGAATGA
- the cobS gene encoding adenosylcobinamide-GDP ribazoletransferase → MSGVIGFLINLQFFTVFPIKKQLPMEKKYIHRAIQTFPLVGLLLGLLLGGVLYALVEWTPLSSLAIAFFLWFLTMALTGGLHLDGWIDASDAFFSYQDKDRRLEIMKDSRTGAFGVISVIVLLAARFLFIYEIVERVNEWTYFLIIALPLLSKCVMGYLLIRMPLAKKEGLGAFFQSAVTKSSLPIYWLYLLVSLTIAWIIDFKLVTLFFIMFLAAVFFLVYIKRKIVSWFGGITGDVLGASVEGVELWLWLILWLLHYFAMG, encoded by the coding sequence ATGAGCGGAGTGATCGGATTTTTAATTAACCTGCAGTTCTTTACCGTCTTTCCAATAAAGAAGCAGCTTCCGATGGAGAAGAAATATATTCACCGTGCCATTCAAACCTTTCCATTAGTAGGTCTTTTGCTAGGGTTGTTATTGGGCGGCGTTTTGTATGCACTAGTGGAATGGACCCCATTGTCATCGCTTGCGATTGCCTTTTTCCTTTGGTTTTTGACCATGGCATTAACGGGAGGTTTGCATCTCGATGGCTGGATCGATGCAAGTGATGCTTTTTTTTCCTATCAGGATAAAGATCGGCGATTGGAAATCATGAAGGATTCCAGGACAGGTGCATTCGGTGTCATCTCCGTCATAGTCCTATTGGCCGCAAGGTTTCTATTTATCTATGAAATTGTCGAAAGGGTAAATGAATGGACATACTTCTTGATCATTGCCCTTCCGCTCTTAAGCAAATGTGTGATGGGTTATTTACTCATCCGGATGCCGCTGGCTAAAAAAGAGGGGCTAGGTGCTTTTTTTCAAAGTGCAGTGACGAAAAGCAGTTTGCCCATTTATTGGCTGTATCTCCTTGTAAGTCTGACGATTGCCTGGATCATCGATTTTAAGCTTGTCACCTTATTTTTCATCATGTTTCTGGCTGCCGTGTTTTTCCTGGTTTATATAAAACGTAAAATCGTCAGTTGGTTCGGTGGGATAACGGGGGATGTACTGGGGGCTTCCGTGGAAGGGGTTGAGCTTTGGTTATGGCTGATATTGTGGCTATTACACTACTTCGCCATGGGCTGA
- a CDS encoding histidine phosphatase family protein, whose protein sequence is MADIVAITLLRHGLTAANERKAYLGWTDSPLSTEGEKEILDLRGSYPQYEKIFSSDLPRCVETARLLFPHAVPVKNPSFREMNFGNWEGRTYHELKTDGDYLNWLERPMEALVPGGERYPAFSERVNNGWNELIACKENRFALMTHGGVIRDLLVRYAPQEKSFFDWRISHGRGYELIWEDRNSLRRGERCTLLQEAPIMAKLNG, encoded by the coding sequence ATGGCTGATATTGTGGCTATTACACTACTTCGCCATGGGCTGACAGCAGCAAATGAACGTAAGGCCTATTTAGGCTGGACGGATTCTCCATTAAGTACCGAAGGAGAAAAGGAAATACTGGACTTAAGGGGCTCATACCCACAGTATGAAAAAATTTTCAGCAGTGATTTGCCCCGCTGTGTGGAAACTGCACGACTTCTGTTTCCACATGCAGTTCCGGTCAAAAACCCTTCGTTCCGTGAGATGAACTTCGGCAATTGGGAAGGACGGACGTATCATGAGTTGAAGACAGATGGAGATTATCTTAATTGGCTGGAACGTCCCATGGAGGCACTGGTGCCTGGGGGTGAAAGGTATCCGGCATTTTCCGAGCGTGTGAATAATGGCTGGAACGAATTGATTGCCTGTAAGGAGAACCGATTTGCCCTAATGACGCATGGAGGGGTAATCCGTGATTTATTGGTCCGCTATGCCCCGCAGGAAAAGTCTTTTTTTGATTGGAGGATTTCCCATGGCCGGGGATATGAGCTGATATGGGAAGACCGGAACAGCTTAAGGAGGGGAGAACGCTGCACTTTGTTACAGGAGGCGCCTATAATGGCAAAACTAAATGGGTAA
- a CDS encoding bifunctional adenosylcobinamide kinase/adenosylcobinamide-phosphate guanylyltransferase: protein MEKARLCFITGGVRSGKSSFAERKALEFALQTNGNLHYLACGRVSDAEMGERILRHRKDRESSPIAWKTSEYATDITRIGADIDQDSIILLDCLTTLLDNELFGPGLPLEEEFLNSVFSKIITGINEIRKQSNCLIVVSNELVQEPIFQDDFLHKYGKTLGLLHQTIVGLADEAYLVEAGIPLRKKGGMQG, encoded by the coding sequence GTGGAGAAAGCAAGGCTCTGTTTTATAACCGGGGGTGTCCGTTCAGGAAAAAGCAGCTTCGCAGAAAGAAAAGCACTGGAGTTTGCGCTCCAAACGAATGGGAACTTGCATTACCTTGCCTGCGGCCGTGTCAGTGATGCTGAAATGGGTGAACGGATCCTTAGGCATCGGAAAGATAGGGAAAGCAGCCCGATTGCGTGGAAGACCTCTGAATACGCAACGGATATTACAAGAATAGGGGCGGATATTGATCAGGATTCCATAATTCTGCTCGATTGTCTGACAACCCTGCTTGATAACGAACTATTTGGCCCTGGCCTTCCGCTTGAAGAAGAATTCTTAAATAGCGTTTTTTCAAAAATAATAACCGGAATCAATGAGATAAGAAAACAATCCAATTGTTTAATAGTCGTGAGCAATGAATTGGTGCAGGAACCGATTTTCCAGGATGATTTCCTTCATAAATACGGAAAAACACTGGGTCTGCTTCATCAAACGATCGTCGGACTGGCCGATGAAGCCTATCTAGTGGAAGCGGGGATTCCATTGCGGAAGAAAGGGGGCATGCAGGGATGA
- a CDS encoding bifunctional adenosylcobinamide kinase/adenosylcobinamide-phosphate guanylyltransferase, whose translation MGRPEQLKEGRTLHFVTGGAYNGKTKWVKQFYGLENDVLWLSGYRKEQPEMIVFQGKTVVLQGLDAWIQQDAEKMDSDSIRKKWKEIMADWRIWEKERDDRNCIVIGSDITKGIVPMEARDRRWRDACGWVFQDVASISRRVDIIWYGIDQRIK comes from the coding sequence ATGGGAAGACCGGAACAGCTTAAGGAGGGGAGAACGCTGCACTTTGTTACAGGAGGCGCCTATAATGGCAAAACTAAATGGGTAAAGCAATTTTATGGTTTGGAAAATGATGTCCTTTGGCTATCCGGTTATCGAAAAGAACAGCCGGAAATGATTGTTTTCCAAGGCAAGACGGTTGTATTGCAAGGGTTGGATGCATGGATTCAACAAGATGCAGAAAAGATGGATTCAGATTCGATTCGAAAAAAATGGAAGGAAATCATGGCTGATTGGCGAATATGGGAGAAAGAAAGAGATGACCGCAACTGCATTGTGATCGGTTCAGATATCACCAAAGGCATAGTGCCGATGGAAGCAAGAGATCGCAGATGGCGCGATGCCTGCGGATGGGTCTTTCAAGATGTAGCATCCATTTCAAGGCGCGTTGATATCATCTGGTATGGAATTGACCAGCGAATAAAGTAG